The following is a genomic window from Alphaproteobacteria bacterium LSUCC0396.
CATGTTCCTGAATTGCTGCGCATGGGTGCTGATATTCAGGTTGATGGTGGCATTGCGATGGTGCGGGGGCGAAATGCGTTAACCCCGGCGCCGGTTATGGCGACCGATTTGCGAGCGTCGGTTTCGCTGGTGCTGGCGGCGTTGACGATTGAGGGGACAAGCCAGATAAGCCGCATCTATCATCTTGATCGTGGCTATAGCCGGCTTGAGGAAAAGCTTGGCAATTGCGGTGCGCAGCTGCGCCGTATCAAGGTGGCATAAACATGTATAATCCGGATGGCCAACTTCGCCTTTTGGCGCGTGATGGTGATGATGTTGCGGTGGTGTCTGCATTATTGCAGGATGCGATCATTCCCGGCGCTGACATGGAATATAACCACAAGAACAATCAGTTTATTATTGTTGCAAACCGGTTTTGTTGGGAAATCCCGCCGCTTGCTGGGGTGACAAGCAGTGCTGGCAGGCCGGTTCATGAACGCCGTCTCTGCGGTGTGCGGATTGGCAATGTTACGGCGGTACAGCATTATAACTGGCCCCAGATGCGGCAAGATACGCTGTTCAACCTGCTTGCGCTTCGCCATGTGGATATGGCAGAACAGGCAGAGAAAAGAACCGGTCTCCAATTTGAGTTTTCGGGTGGTTCAAGCCTCCGGCTAAC
Proteins encoded in this region:
- a CDS encoding DUF2948 family protein is translated as MYNPDGQLRLLARDGDDVAVVSALLQDAIIPGADMEYNHKNNQFIIVANRFCWEIPPLAGVTSSAGRPVHERRLCGVRIGNVTAVQHYNWPQMRQDTLFNLLALRHVDMAEQAEKRTGLQFEFSGGSSLRLTTDRIDITLADLDAGHPTSLQPAHDV